Proteins co-encoded in one Brassica rapa cultivar Chiifu-401-42 chromosome A02, CAAS_Brap_v3.01, whole genome shotgun sequence genomic window:
- the LOC103848555 gene encoding chlorophyll synthase, chloroplastic-like has protein sequence MGALRDSSQSGALGASRGHTTPALFYLALGGSLLSYIYSAPPLKLGIAIVYNFKSVEGDRAMGLQSLLVAFGTEAAKWICVSAIDVTQISVAGM, from the exons A TGGGAGCATTGAGAGATTCATCACAGAGTGGAGCATTGGGAGCATCTCGTG GGCATACCACTCCCGCTTTGTTCTATCTTGCTTTGGGAGGGTCCTTGTTATCTTATATATACTCTGCTCCACCTCTTAAG TTGGGAATAGCGATTGTTTATAACTTCAAAAGTGTTGAAGGAGACAGAGCAATGGGCCTTCAGTCTCTCCTAGTAGCTTTTGGCACTGAGGCTGCAAAATGGATATGCGTTAGTGCTATAGACGTTACTCAGATCTCTGTTGCCGGTATGTAG
- the LOC103848591 gene encoding uncharacterized protein LOC103848591 has protein sequence MAAQDLLCADLRRRIGSGYNTREWSDSWIPVTPPRPPKDNVSYRDHDMFVNQLIDQSSKTWKVEVLQSLFDPGDIPLIRSLRLSHNFSDDGFCWIFTKSGAYTVKSGYKLASQLKEEKVEVQT, from the coding sequence ATGGCAGCTCAAGATCTGCTTTGTGCAGATCTACGAAGAAGGATCGGATCAGGATATAATACTCGAGAATGGTCAGACTCGTGGATTCCAGTAACCCCACCGCGGCCTCCTAAGGATAACGTCAGCTACAGAGATCATGACATGTTTGTCAACCAGCTGATTGATCAATCTTCGAAGACCTGGAAGGTGGAGGTTCTCCAGTCTCTGTTTGATCCGGGTGATATCCCGTTGATACGGAGTTTACGCCTCAGCCATAATTTCAGCGATGATGGATTTTGCTGGATTTTTACGAAATCAGGAGCCTATACAGTTAAATCAGGGTACAAACTTGCAAGTCAACTAAAAGAAGAGAAGGTGGAGGTACAAACCTAG